The genomic window GACACTCGCTTACCCAACCAAGATAAATATGTTGAACTTCCAATATCACTAACTACACCTGAAAATTCATGACCTATAACAGTAGGAAAATGATATGTTCCAGTTTTAAATACTCTAGCAATATCCGATCCACAAATCCCAGCCGCCTTAACTTTAACTAATACTTCATCTGATTTTAATCTAGGCAGTGGTATATTCGTATACTTTAAATCACCTATACCAAATAACACATTTGCTTTCATTTTTCCAACAATAATTTTAAACGAACTAAATCCTCCGGTACCGTTACTTTAAAATTTCGTTCATCACCTTTTATTAACTTTACTTTCATTCCTGCCTTATAAGCTATTTCTGCACTTCCTCTCACCAGTAACAATTCTTCCCTATTCATAGACTTACAAGCATTTATATATTTCCCTAATTTAAAAGCTTCAGGAGCTTGTCCTGCAAATAATATATCTCTATTAAGGACAGAAGATATGCTCAGTCCATCATAACTTTCATATATCGTATCCTTCATTGGTAAAACAGGCATAGCCCCATCATATTTTTGGCATACATTGATACATTCATCAATAAGTACATCTGTTACAAGTGGGCGTGCTGCATCATGAATAATAACAATATCAGATGGGGCATAAAACATTTCTGCCACCTTTAACGCATTGAATATCGTATATTGCCGACTTTCTCCTGAAATAGCAAAATGAATAGGGATATCAAAACTATTAGTTTCATCTTCCAGAATTCGTTTCCATTTCGGATCTATAGCGATAATAAGGCCATCTATGTGCTTATTACACACAAAACATTCTAAACTATAAGATATTATCATTTTTCCATGTATCTTCAAA from Parabacteroides distasonis ATCC 8503 includes these protein-coding regions:
- a CDS encoding IspD/TarI family cytidylyltransferase is translated as MTRNVAIILSGGSGSRMECDIPKQYLKIHGKMIISYSLECFVCNKHIDGLIIAIDPKWKRILEDETNSFDIPIHFAISGESRQYTIFNALKVAEMFYAPSDIVIIHDAARPLVTDVLIDECINVCQKYDGAMPVLPMKDTIYESYDGLSISSVLNRDILFAGQAPEAFKLGKYINACKSMNREELLLVRGSAEIAYKAGMKVKLIKGDERNFKVTVPEDLVRLKLLLEK